A single region of the Pieris rapae chromosome 21, ilPieRapa1.1, whole genome shotgun sequence genome encodes:
- the LOC110993943 gene encoding uncharacterized protein LOC110993943 isoform X2 — MVSHRGVHDGRRQYYHRRHCQVSRWEKDCVHLLLYRDARALWGGAASKAALSLQRYVGCETGFTLDKHSHTLALLCADFTAVLAFETRERLMQWQVKLAAHLGDPRNYLVLLGSGKPGPARLHLHRRSCALSVGVPPRLLGVWNIAHLRRYGVVDGRFCFEGGSHCGKGEGLHILISDQSSDILRDFDLASRGQLSPKRRTSSSKKTDGFESPKSQKAFRVNTRVEVNTVDRSLPPTDLRLYEDPCSGEEPGTISPYWPFTERHFDDMGLGDTSSVNDMTDGNDPAPWSANGHVMLERCMSCISKLGALSRSSTAALTPGAKHFNPAWTMEEVDESNKNDVPCERESALESLVNPQDGNICRCSVEHIPDRPPKPTTLDLKLTRKPPMPLPVRSFSHAQLSSIEENSSCLSSSSIGPYENYDVPKIHSAEVEGEYYDTPKRLKECLNNELFKMTKSSTMNTIVMKKSCGCLLKFGKKPKPPTVIDSDETFQQSSCPCQKVTDWANNWIKLPYCNKTPDNPRNLVSFKETVKPTIIDKNALYATIDLSQKTRRKSLQYEYCIPNSIEKSKSLEYTEIDEGPLANYENLNFALSLEHYENAKELFKKAGVTQRELDALSANLNRTGIRPKERTTEDETMCTKCGNPQEKEKRLKGTSHDEYLMMQPNTTDSIHFEQEKPLPSGYTPMSPISGFTFHTLKHPAKNPISRLLDEKSASNPTLCGSEETKAPAEDGERVQLRAVRERTDRRKRSSSADSSRFLEDVKEFEGSRGSTSSIETLRDIGAGATPCECAAKHSDADSSEASKTKGTVIPSGSNRDSSSSNDSGVSSWSLRGDACTAGDFELPATTAAARRRYRSARRAHAPLHSAPRRSRSSGGVRNSPPPSHKCCSAEAEVPVLTNKPLRGVAVTDSRSTSSGTSDMSDYIETLSICSSHSSSDTPVTMRVVRHTTSTLRPRSGKEYSPLAAGLRAANQPYRHLP, encoded by the exons ATGGTGTCTCATAGAGGGGTACACGATGGCAGACGACAATACTATCATCGAAGGCACTGTCAAGTTTCGCGATGGGAAAAAG ACTGCGTACACCTGTTGCTGTACCGCGACGCTCGCGCACTGTGGGGTGGAGCAGCCAGCAAAGCCGCCCTGTCGCTGCAGCGTTACGTAGGCTGCGAAACTGGCTTCACCCTCGACAAACATTCTCATACGTTGGCACTGCTCTGTGCCGACTTTACGGCTGTGTTGGCCTTCGAGACCCGCGAGCGCCTTATGCAATGGCAGGTGAAACTGGCGGCACATTTAGGCGACCCGCGCAACTACCTAGTTCTGCTGGGTAGTGGTAAGCCGGGGCCTGCTCGACTGCACCTCCATCGCCGTAGTTGTGCTCTTTCAGTGGGTGTACCACCGCGATTACTGGGCGTCTGGAATATCGCACATCTTAG GCGCTACGGTGTCGTTGATGGAAGATTCTGTTTTGAAGGCGGCTCCCACTGTGGCAAGGGGGAGGGGCTACACATCCTAATCTCGGACCAGTCGTCAGACATTTTACGAGACTTTGATCTTGCTTCTAGGGGACAGCTCTCACCAAAACGAAGAACAAGTTCGTCGAAAAAAACTGACg GTTTTGAAAGCCCGAAGTCTCAAAAAGCTTTTAGGGTGAACACCCGGGTCGAGGTAAACACAGTAGACAGATCACTTCCTCCGACCGACTTACGTTTGTATGAAGATCCGTGTAGCGGTGAAGAGCCCGGCACTATATCCCCATACTGGCCCTTCACTGAAAGGCACTTTGATGACATGGGGTTGGGAGACACATCCTCGGTCAACGATATGACGGACGGTAATGATCCCGCTCCTTGGAGTGCCAACGGACACGTAATGTTGGAGAGATGTATGAGTTGTATTTCAAAACTGGGCGCTCTTTCAAGATCTTCAACTGCTGCATTGACTCCTGGCGCAAAACACTTTAATCCCGCTTGGACGATGGAAGAAGTAGACGAATCTAACAAAAATGACGTGCCATGTGAGAGGGAAAGTGCTCTAGAATCCTTAGTGAATCCTCAAGATGGAAATATATGTCGCTGTAGCGTGGAACACATTCCAGACCGACCTCCAAAACCCACGACACTAGACTTAAAATTGACACGAAAACCGCCGATGCCACTGCCCGTTAGATCTTTTAGTCACGCACAATTATCATCAATTGAAGAAAACTCTTCATGCCTCTCTTCTTCTAGTATAGGACCGTATGAAAATTATGATGTCCCAAAAATACATTCAGCAGAG GTCGAAGGTGAATATTATGATACACCTAAAAGACTTAAAGAATGTTTAAATAacgagttatttaaaatgacaaaAAGTTCTACAATGAATACAATAGTAATGAAAAAGTCATGCGGCTGTTTACTTAAATTTGGCAAAAAACCAAAACCACCAACTGTGATAGACTCAGACGAAACGTTTCAACAGTCGAGTTGCCCCTGTCAAAAAGTTACAGATTGGGCGAACAACTGGATTAAGTTACCCTATTGCAACAAGACTCCTGACAACCCACGAAACTTAGTATCTTTTAAAGAAACCGTTAAACCTACCATTATCGACAAAAATGCATTGTACGCCACGATAGATCTCTCTCAAAAGACACGAAGAAAATCTCTTCAATATGAATATTGTATTCCAAATAGCATCGAAAAATCCAAGAGTTTAGAATATACTGAAATCGACGAAGGGCCACTTGCTAACtatgaaaatttgaattttgctCTATCTTTAGAACATTACGAAAACGCTAAAGAACTTTTCAAGAAAGCCGGTGTGACTCAACGTGAACTTGACGCATTGAGCGCCAATCTGAATCGAACAGGTATTAGACCCAAAGAACGAACTACCGAAGACGAAACTATGTGTACAAAGTGTGGAAATCCTCAAGAAAAAGAGAAGCGTCTCAAAGGAACTTCGCACGATGAATATTTGATGATGCAGCCCAATACTACAGACAGTATCCACTTCGAGCAAGAAAAACCGTTGCCATCCGGGTACACCCCGATGTCGCCCATAAGTGGTTTTACTTTTCACACTTTAAAGCATCCTGCAAAGAACCCAATCAGTCGATTGCTGGATGAAAAGTCTGCTAGTAACCCCACTCTCTGCGGTTCAGAGGAGACCAAGGCCCCGGCCGAAGACGGCGAACGAGTACAGCTTAGAGCGGTCAGAGAACGTACCGATCGCCGCAAGCGCTCCAGTTCCGCAGACTCCTCTCGTTTCCTTGAGGACGTTAAAGAGTTCGAAGGCAGCCGCGGGTCAACTTCTTCCATCGAAACGTTGCGCGACATCGGTGCGGGTGCTACACCCTGCGAATGCGCCGCAAAGCACTCGGATGCGGATAGTTCGGAGGCTTCCAAGACTAAGGGTACGGTGATTCCATCTGGTAGCAACAGGGATTCGTCTAGCTCCAACGATTCCGGAGTATCGTCGTGGTCGCTTCGCGGTGATGCGTGTACGGCGGGCGATTTTGAACTTCCAGCAACGACGGCGGCGGCACGACGTCGGTACCGTTCGGCACGGAGAGCGCACGCTCCGCTCCACTCGGCCCCGCGCCGCTCGCGCTCCAGCGGCGGGGTCCGCAACTCGCCGCCACCCTCGCACAAATGCTGCTCCGCTGAGGCCGAAGTACCTGTCCTTACTAATAAGCCACTTCGAG GCGTAGCGGTGACGGACAGCCGCAGTACGTCAAGCGGCACCTCGGACATGTCAGACTACATCGAAACCCTCTCTATTTGCTCTTCACATTCGTCTTCCGACACGCCCGTTACCATGAG GGTGGTCCGGCATACGACAAGTACGCTGCGGCCGCGTTCGGGCAAGGAGTATAGCCCGCTAGCTGCGGGATTGAGGGCCGCCAACCAACCCTACCGACACTTACCCTGA
- the LOC110993943 gene encoding uncharacterized protein LOC110993943 isoform X1, translating into MADDNTIIEGTVKFRDGKKWKSRWCVMRKLSPVADCVHLLLYRDARALWGGAASKAALSLQRYVGCETGFTLDKHSHTLALLCADFTAVLAFETRERLMQWQVKLAAHLGDPRNYLVLLGSGKPGPARLHLHRRSCALSVGVPPRLLGVWNIAHLRRYGVVDGRFCFEGGSHCGKGEGLHILISDQSSDILRDFDLASRGQLSPKRRTSSSKKTDGFESPKSQKAFRVNTRVEVNTVDRSLPPTDLRLYEDPCSGEEPGTISPYWPFTERHFDDMGLGDTSSVNDMTDGNDPAPWSANGHVMLERCMSCISKLGALSRSSTAALTPGAKHFNPAWTMEEVDESNKNDVPCERESALESLVNPQDGNICRCSVEHIPDRPPKPTTLDLKLTRKPPMPLPVRSFSHAQLSSIEENSSCLSSSSIGPYENYDVPKIHSAEVEGEYYDTPKRLKECLNNELFKMTKSSTMNTIVMKKSCGCLLKFGKKPKPPTVIDSDETFQQSSCPCQKVTDWANNWIKLPYCNKTPDNPRNLVSFKETVKPTIIDKNALYATIDLSQKTRRKSLQYEYCIPNSIEKSKSLEYTEIDEGPLANYENLNFALSLEHYENAKELFKKAGVTQRELDALSANLNRTGIRPKERTTEDETMCTKCGNPQEKEKRLKGTSHDEYLMMQPNTTDSIHFEQEKPLPSGYTPMSPISGFTFHTLKHPAKNPISRLLDEKSASNPTLCGSEETKAPAEDGERVQLRAVRERTDRRKRSSSADSSRFLEDVKEFEGSRGSTSSIETLRDIGAGATPCECAAKHSDADSSEASKTKGTVIPSGSNRDSSSSNDSGVSSWSLRGDACTAGDFELPATTAAARRRYRSARRAHAPLHSAPRRSRSSGGVRNSPPPSHKCCSAEAEVPVLTNKPLRGVAVTDSRSTSSGTSDMSDYIETLSICSSHSSSDTPVTMRVVRHTTSTLRPRSGKEYSPLAAGLRAANQPYRHLP; encoded by the exons ATGGCAGACGACAATACTATCATCGAAGGCACTGTCAAGTTTCGCGATGGGAAAAAG TGGAAATCCCGCTGGTGCGTAATGCGGAAACTATCTCCTGTCGCAG ACTGCGTACACCTGTTGCTGTACCGCGACGCTCGCGCACTGTGGGGTGGAGCAGCCAGCAAAGCCGCCCTGTCGCTGCAGCGTTACGTAGGCTGCGAAACTGGCTTCACCCTCGACAAACATTCTCATACGTTGGCACTGCTCTGTGCCGACTTTACGGCTGTGTTGGCCTTCGAGACCCGCGAGCGCCTTATGCAATGGCAGGTGAAACTGGCGGCACATTTAGGCGACCCGCGCAACTACCTAGTTCTGCTGGGTAGTGGTAAGCCGGGGCCTGCTCGACTGCACCTCCATCGCCGTAGTTGTGCTCTTTCAGTGGGTGTACCACCGCGATTACTGGGCGTCTGGAATATCGCACATCTTAG GCGCTACGGTGTCGTTGATGGAAGATTCTGTTTTGAAGGCGGCTCCCACTGTGGCAAGGGGGAGGGGCTACACATCCTAATCTCGGACCAGTCGTCAGACATTTTACGAGACTTTGATCTTGCTTCTAGGGGACAGCTCTCACCAAAACGAAGAACAAGTTCGTCGAAAAAAACTGACg GTTTTGAAAGCCCGAAGTCTCAAAAAGCTTTTAGGGTGAACACCCGGGTCGAGGTAAACACAGTAGACAGATCACTTCCTCCGACCGACTTACGTTTGTATGAAGATCCGTGTAGCGGTGAAGAGCCCGGCACTATATCCCCATACTGGCCCTTCACTGAAAGGCACTTTGATGACATGGGGTTGGGAGACACATCCTCGGTCAACGATATGACGGACGGTAATGATCCCGCTCCTTGGAGTGCCAACGGACACGTAATGTTGGAGAGATGTATGAGTTGTATTTCAAAACTGGGCGCTCTTTCAAGATCTTCAACTGCTGCATTGACTCCTGGCGCAAAACACTTTAATCCCGCTTGGACGATGGAAGAAGTAGACGAATCTAACAAAAATGACGTGCCATGTGAGAGGGAAAGTGCTCTAGAATCCTTAGTGAATCCTCAAGATGGAAATATATGTCGCTGTAGCGTGGAACACATTCCAGACCGACCTCCAAAACCCACGACACTAGACTTAAAATTGACACGAAAACCGCCGATGCCACTGCCCGTTAGATCTTTTAGTCACGCACAATTATCATCAATTGAAGAAAACTCTTCATGCCTCTCTTCTTCTAGTATAGGACCGTATGAAAATTATGATGTCCCAAAAATACATTCAGCAGAG GTCGAAGGTGAATATTATGATACACCTAAAAGACTTAAAGAATGTTTAAATAacgagttatttaaaatgacaaaAAGTTCTACAATGAATACAATAGTAATGAAAAAGTCATGCGGCTGTTTACTTAAATTTGGCAAAAAACCAAAACCACCAACTGTGATAGACTCAGACGAAACGTTTCAACAGTCGAGTTGCCCCTGTCAAAAAGTTACAGATTGGGCGAACAACTGGATTAAGTTACCCTATTGCAACAAGACTCCTGACAACCCACGAAACTTAGTATCTTTTAAAGAAACCGTTAAACCTACCATTATCGACAAAAATGCATTGTACGCCACGATAGATCTCTCTCAAAAGACACGAAGAAAATCTCTTCAATATGAATATTGTATTCCAAATAGCATCGAAAAATCCAAGAGTTTAGAATATACTGAAATCGACGAAGGGCCACTTGCTAACtatgaaaatttgaattttgctCTATCTTTAGAACATTACGAAAACGCTAAAGAACTTTTCAAGAAAGCCGGTGTGACTCAACGTGAACTTGACGCATTGAGCGCCAATCTGAATCGAACAGGTATTAGACCCAAAGAACGAACTACCGAAGACGAAACTATGTGTACAAAGTGTGGAAATCCTCAAGAAAAAGAGAAGCGTCTCAAAGGAACTTCGCACGATGAATATTTGATGATGCAGCCCAATACTACAGACAGTATCCACTTCGAGCAAGAAAAACCGTTGCCATCCGGGTACACCCCGATGTCGCCCATAAGTGGTTTTACTTTTCACACTTTAAAGCATCCTGCAAAGAACCCAATCAGTCGATTGCTGGATGAAAAGTCTGCTAGTAACCCCACTCTCTGCGGTTCAGAGGAGACCAAGGCCCCGGCCGAAGACGGCGAACGAGTACAGCTTAGAGCGGTCAGAGAACGTACCGATCGCCGCAAGCGCTCCAGTTCCGCAGACTCCTCTCGTTTCCTTGAGGACGTTAAAGAGTTCGAAGGCAGCCGCGGGTCAACTTCTTCCATCGAAACGTTGCGCGACATCGGTGCGGGTGCTACACCCTGCGAATGCGCCGCAAAGCACTCGGATGCGGATAGTTCGGAGGCTTCCAAGACTAAGGGTACGGTGATTCCATCTGGTAGCAACAGGGATTCGTCTAGCTCCAACGATTCCGGAGTATCGTCGTGGTCGCTTCGCGGTGATGCGTGTACGGCGGGCGATTTTGAACTTCCAGCAACGACGGCGGCGGCACGACGTCGGTACCGTTCGGCACGGAGAGCGCACGCTCCGCTCCACTCGGCCCCGCGCCGCTCGCGCTCCAGCGGCGGGGTCCGCAACTCGCCGCCACCCTCGCACAAATGCTGCTCCGCTGAGGCCGAAGTACCTGTCCTTACTAATAAGCCACTTCGAG GCGTAGCGGTGACGGACAGCCGCAGTACGTCAAGCGGCACCTCGGACATGTCAGACTACATCGAAACCCTCTCTATTTGCTCTTCACATTCGTCTTCCGACACGCCCGTTACCATGAG GGTGGTCCGGCATACGACAAGTACGCTGCGGCCGCGTTCGGGCAAGGAGTATAGCCCGCTAGCTGCGGGATTGAGGGCCGCCAACCAACCCTACCGACACTTACCCTGA
- the LOC110993901 gene encoding membrane-bound alkaline phosphatase has product MLWKTFDISLILLIISIVKCSSGDEYHNTNGEIFRSQRYLRNEEERNSEYWMNQAQDSVKRHAARTEGQPVASARNIVLFLGDGMSVPTLTAARTLLGQRNGRTGEEAELYFETFPTLGLAKTYCVDAQIADSACTATSYLCGVKANRGTIGVTGQVERGDCLSSINPHNHVESIATWALADGRDAGIVTSARVTHASPAGAYARVAQRDWESDADVRKDGHHSTACPDIAYQLVHQHPGIDFKVILGGGRREFLPNNTVDEEGTSGKRLDGRNLINEWQIDKIAKNVSNAYIWNRRQLLNINDQLPEYLLGLFEGSHLQYNMERNAETEPTLAELTETAIRSLSRNKNGFFLFVEGGRIDHAHHDNQATLALDETIELSAAVARAAELLDETDSLLVVTSDHAHVMAFNGYTHRGGDVLGPSDSLGDDGLPYMTLSYTNGPGYRASNAVGRVDVTKDKDFGSTQWLYPASVPLASETHGGDDVAVFARGPHHAMFSGLYEQNVIPHLMAYAACIGPGKHVCDDS; this is encoded by the exons ATGTTGTGGAAGACCTTTgacatttctttaattttattaattattagtatagtaAAATGTTCTTCAG GCGATGAGTATCATAATACTAACGGAGAAATATTTCGATCGCAACGATATCTGCGTAATGAGGAAGAAAGGAACAGCGAATATTGGATGAACCAGGCTCAGGACAGTGTGAAGAGGCATGCGGCCCGCACTGAGGGACAGCCAGTAGCCTCCGCGCGTAACATAGTCTTATTCTTGGGGGATGGGATGTCAGTGCCCACGCTCACGGCCGCGCGGACGCTTCTAGGACAGCGCAACGGCCGCACAGGGGAAGAAGCAGAGCTTTATTTTGAAACCTTTCCCACGTTAGGTTTAGCAAAG ACTTATTGTGTGGATGCGCAAATTGCCGACTCGGCATGTACAGCGACATCGTATCTGTGCGGAGTGAAGGCAAACCGAGGTACAATTGGCGTGACGGGACAGGTTGAACGTGGAGACTGTCTCTCTTCTATTAACCCCCACAATCACGTGGAATCTATCGCCACATGGGCGTTGGCAGACGGTCGCGATGCCGGTATTGTGACTAGTGCACGAGTGACGCACGCATCACCAGCTGGTGCGTACGCGCGAGTCGCGCAACGAGATTGGGAAAGCGATGCGGATGTACGCAAAGACGGCCATCATTCCACTGCATGTCCAGACATAGCGTACCAGCTAGTGCATCAGCATCCAGGAATCGATTTTAAG GTAATTCTTGGTGGCGGAAGACGGGAATTTCTTCCTAATAATACAGTCGATGAAGAAGGAACATCTGGAAAACGGCTAGATGGTCGAAACCTTATTAATGAATGGCAAATCGataaaatagcaaaaaatgtatcaaaCGCGTATATATGGAACAGACGACAGCTGCTCAATATCAACGACCAGCTGCCAGAGTACCTTCTGGGCCTGTTTGAGGGTAGCCATCTACAGTATAATATGGAAAGAAACGCTGAGACAGAGCCGACGCTCGCCGAGCTCACTGAGACCGCTATTAGATCGCTCAGCAGAAACAAAAATGGCTTCTTCCTGTTTGTTGAGGGTGGACGAATCGATCATGCTCACCATGACAACCAAGCGACTCTAGCGTTAGACGAAACGATAGAGCTAAGTGCGGCAGTGGCGCGAGCTGCCGAGCTGCTAGATGAGACTGACTCATTGCTAGTGGTGACATCAGACCATGCACACGTTATGGCCTTCAATGGGTACACGCACCGCGGTGGAGATGTGCTGGGGCCCTCAGATTCGCTCGGGGACGATGGACTCCCCTACATGACCCTGTCTTATACAAACGGACCCGGCTATCGCGCTTCAAATGCTGTAGGAAGAGTAGATGTAACTAAGGACAAAGATTTTG GTTCAACGCAGTGGTTGTACCCAGCTAGTGTCCCGCTAGCTTCGGAGACACACGGTGGGGACGATGTTGCAGTATTTGCGAGAGGGCCACATCACGCTATGTTCTCAGGCCTGTACGAGCAGAATGTTATACCCCACCTAATGGCCTACGCGGCTTGCATCGGCCCCGGGAAACATGTCTGCGATGATTCCTAA